A single window of Cataglyphis hispanica isolate Lineage 1 chromosome 2, ULB_Chis1_1.0, whole genome shotgun sequence DNA harbors:
- the LOC126856794 gene encoding PI-PLC X domain-containing protein 1-like isoform X2 translates to MIKPELTLTSLQRPRGYYRTNITVGRPPLPGGWDTKDGATLPGSHCLDYYAVLYKDGHMLSMTCLQIWPTWMYDLRREIGMLPIGTLMIPGTHNSGCYKHGDLTRRDAFQRYLLTQDRDVWTQLVHGIRYLDIRVGYYPSIPNGTALDEEGNHVNRFWVNHDVIRITPLSEILKDVRNFLDAARGEVVIMDFHRFPVGFEGRPNRHRKLITILHQEFEGLILKPDRGVEGLGPTLNDIWTGGKRLIICYGDKHVVNDYDWLWPPLTQVWGNQQTVEGLFEYLDEEILGSKKRKNSQNPLWAVMAELTPFPLDIFFNLSGGLRQMADSVNRNLTVKFQEEWWKETNIVATDFFLGNDLIWVSRMSNIKKSNIAQWRL, encoded by the exons atgataaagccTGAATTGACCTTGACTTCCTTACAACGTCCGCGAGGATATTACAGGACAAATATTACAGTCGGTCGGCCACCGTTGCCAGGAGGATGGGATACAAAGGACGGGGCAACTCTTCCAGGATCACATTGTCTCGATTATTATGCAGTCCTTTACAAAGATGGTCACATGCTCTCTATGACTTGTTTACAAATTTGGCCGACTTGGATGTATGATTTGAG GAGAGAAATCGGTATGCTTCCTATCGGCACTCTAATGATACCCGGAACACATAATTCCGGCTGTTATAAGCACGGCGATCTGACGCGCCGGGATGCCTTTCAACGATACTTGCTGACGCAAGATCGCGACGTTTGGACGCAGCTGGTGCACGGCATAAGATATTTGGATATCAGAGTTGGATATTACCCATCGATACCGAACGGCACCGCACTCGATGAAGAGGGCAATCATGTAAATAGATTTTGGGTCAATCACGACGTTATTCGCATTACACCTCTTTCAGAGATCCTAAAGGACGTGAGAAATTTTTTGGACGCAGCGAGGGGTGAGGTTGTTATTATGGATTTTCATAG ATTTCCCGTGGGCTTCGAAGGTAGGCCAAACAGACatcgaaaattaataactattttacaTCAAGAGTTCGAAGGGTTAATTCTGAAACCAGACAGAGGGGTCGAAGGCCTGGGGCCAACATTGAATGATATCTGGACTGGCGGGAagcgattaattatttgttatggAGATAAGCATGTAGTAAATG acTACGATTGGCTGTGGCCACCCTTGACACAAGTATGGGGCAATCAACAAACCGTGGAAGGTTTATTCGAGTACTTGGACGAAGAGATCTTGGGATCAAAGAAACGCAAGAATAGTCAGAATCCATTGTGGGCAGTAATGGCAGAGCTGACACCATTCCCATtggatatattctttaatctaTCTGGTGGACTTCGGCAGATGGCCGATTCCGTTAATCGAAATCTCACTGTCAAGTTTCAAGAGGAGTGGTGGAAAGAAACGAATATTGTTGCTACGGATTTTTTTCTCGGAAACGACTTGATTTGGGTATCGAGAATGtcgaacataaaaaaaagtaatattgcaCAATGGcgtttataa
- the LOC126856794 gene encoding uncharacterized protein LOC126856794 isoform X1 — protein sequence MQKGIVLLILHVFCDTVLAGQCGKVWVTVSSLWRPIAACDKVVDAELEINWEFDCLADTRYSDTQIKVFTADPLAAHNKMIKPELTLTSLQRPRGYYRTNITVGRPPLPGGWDTKDGATLPGSHCLDYYAVLYKDGHMLSMTCLQIWPTWMYDLRREIGMLPIGTLMIPGTHNSGCYKHGDLTRRDAFQRYLLTQDRDVWTQLVHGIRYLDIRVGYYPSIPNGTALDEEGNHVNRFWVNHDVIRITPLSEILKDVRNFLDAARGEVVIMDFHRFPVGFEGRPNRHRKLITILHQEFEGLILKPDRGVEGLGPTLNDIWTGGKRLIICYGDKHVVNDYDWLWPPLTQVWGNQQTVEGLFEYLDEEILGSKKRKNSQNPLWAVMAELTPFPLDIFFNLSGGLRQMADSVNRNLTVKFQEEWWKETNIVATDFFLGNDLIWVSRMSNIKKSNIAQWRL from the exons ATGCAGAAAGGAATTGTTTTATTGATTCTCCATGTCTTCTGCGACACTG taTTGGCAGGACAATGTGGAAAGGTGTGGGTCACAGTTTCCTCTTTATGGAGACCAATTGCTGCTTGCGATAAAGTGGTCGACGcagaattagaaataaattgggAATTCGATTGTCTAGCGGACACAAGATATTCAGATACCCAGATCAAGGTGTTCACTGCTGACCCGTTAGCAGCAcata ataaaatgataaagccTGAATTGACCTTGACTTCCTTACAACGTCCGCGAGGATATTACAGGACAAATATTACAGTCGGTCGGCCACCGTTGCCAGGAGGATGGGATACAAAGGACGGGGCAACTCTTCCAGGATCACATTGTCTCGATTATTATGCAGTCCTTTACAAAGATGGTCACATGCTCTCTATGACTTGTTTACAAATTTGGCCGACTTGGATGTATGATTTGAG GAGAGAAATCGGTATGCTTCCTATCGGCACTCTAATGATACCCGGAACACATAATTCCGGCTGTTATAAGCACGGCGATCTGACGCGCCGGGATGCCTTTCAACGATACTTGCTGACGCAAGATCGCGACGTTTGGACGCAGCTGGTGCACGGCATAAGATATTTGGATATCAGAGTTGGATATTACCCATCGATACCGAACGGCACCGCACTCGATGAAGAGGGCAATCATGTAAATAGATTTTGGGTCAATCACGACGTTATTCGCATTACACCTCTTTCAGAGATCCTAAAGGACGTGAGAAATTTTTTGGACGCAGCGAGGGGTGAGGTTGTTATTATGGATTTTCATAG ATTTCCCGTGGGCTTCGAAGGTAGGCCAAACAGACatcgaaaattaataactattttacaTCAAGAGTTCGAAGGGTTAATTCTGAAACCAGACAGAGGGGTCGAAGGCCTGGGGCCAACATTGAATGATATCTGGACTGGCGGGAagcgattaattatttgttatggAGATAAGCATGTAGTAAATG acTACGATTGGCTGTGGCCACCCTTGACACAAGTATGGGGCAATCAACAAACCGTGGAAGGTTTATTCGAGTACTTGGACGAAGAGATCTTGGGATCAAAGAAACGCAAGAATAGTCAGAATCCATTGTGGGCAGTAATGGCAGAGCTGACACCATTCCCATtggatatattctttaatctaTCTGGTGGACTTCGGCAGATGGCCGATTCCGTTAATCGAAATCTCACTGTCAAGTTTCAAGAGGAGTGGTGGAAAGAAACGAATATTGTTGCTACGGATTTTTTTCTCGGAAACGACTTGATTTGGGTATCGAGAATGtcgaacataaaaaaaagtaatattgcaCAATGGcgtttataa
- the LOC126856719 gene encoding palmitoleoyl-protein carboxylesterase NOTUM isoform X2, with protein sequence MRTINDSTGRPVRRTALSLSKIMLYLVALILTITAEDKFTNTVSISSSSPAEYQSNTIQKLMSILGKYGLDDQRGLKRVYLSNRSITCNDGSQAGFYLRKSHGSRRWIMYLEGGWYCYDQKSCRARWMRIRHLMTSTQWPETRDGGILSPNPDENPFFWGANHVFVPYCTSDSWSGTRAFRAPDDMFSFMGAEIVVQVVRDLVPLGLENASAFLLAGSSAGGTGVMLNLDRVQNLVHHELGLRHIAIRGVSDSGWFLDKAPYPPKGLSPVDAIQNGMELWKSRMPRNCVLKYPKEPWRCFFGYRLYPTLSAPLFVFQWIFDEAQMRAYNVAAPLTRQEWDYIHKMGDSLRHTLENVTAVFAPSCISHSVLTKRDWKMIKIDEVSFAQALFCWDHMPIGNHRKNNMYNNTHSQIETNQPCGKSLKKLLRSGIRKGNGTSIEGGKSKAGSSTETQKARLSVVGKTLKRRPASGSIQEQENKKRRRRKHKGRRDRKERKRTKEERLKKKEKHERRKGAGRRKQINGNNHTVIFNGTRPQRSVIPSNKRKCVEDCHFRMIERCTWPQCNHSCPKLHNPFTGEEMDLIELLKSFGLDMKSVANALGIDIHTLISMDQEKLVNLLTQRAN encoded by the exons ATTATGCTGTACCTAGTGGCTTTGATCCTAACGATAACTGCCGAGGATAAATTCACAAATACGGTCTCGATTTCTTCGAGTTCGCCGGCGGAATACCAAAGCAATACGATACAGAAGCTGATGAGCATCTTGGGGAAGTATGGACTAGATGATCAGAGGGGCCTGAAGAGAGTGTACTTAAGCAACAGGTCGATTACTTGCAATGACGGATCGCAGGCCGGTTTTTACCTACGAAAGTCTCACGGCTCTAGGCGTTGGATCATGTACCTGGAAGGCGGCTGGTATTGCTACGATCAAAAGAGCTGTAGAGCCAGGTGGATGCGAATACGGCATCTGATGACATCAACCCAGTGGCCCGAGACACGCGATG GTGGAATACTCTCGCCGAATCCCGATGAGAATCCATTCTTTTGGGGTGCGAATCACGT TTTTGTTCCTTATTGCACGAGCGATAGCTGGAGCGGCACCAGGGCATTCAGAGCACCGGACGACATGTTCTCGTTTATGGGAGCAGAGATCGTTGTCCAAGTCGTTCGAGATTTGGTTCCCCTTGGCCTCGAAAACGCGAGCGCTTTTCTTTTGGCCGGCAGCAGCGCGGGCGGTACCGGCGTCATGTTGAATCTGGATCGTGTTCAGAATCTAGTGCACCACGAATTGG gtTTGAGGCACATTGCTATACGCGGTGTGTCGGATTCCGGATGGTTCCTCGATAAAGCACCTTACCCTCCGAAAGGCTTGTCGCCTGTCGATGCGATACAAAATGGGATGGAATTATGGAAGTCTCGGATGCCTCGCAATTGCGTGCTCAAATATCCTAAGGAACCGTGGAGATGTTTCTTTGGATATCGACTCTATCCTACTTTGTCCG CACCGTTGTTTGTTTTTCAATGGATATTCGATGAGGCCCAAATGAGGGCCTACAATGTAGCTGCACCGTTGACGAGACAGGAATgggattatatacataaaatgggCGACAGTTTACGACATACGTTAGAAAATGTTACCGCAGTCTTTGCCCCGAGCTGTATTAGTCATAGCGTTCTAACGAAGAGAGATTGGAAGATGATTAAGATAGACGAAGTTTCCTTTGCACAAGCTTTGTTCTGTTGGGATCACATGCCGATCGGAAATCATCGCAAGAACAATATGTACAACAA CACTCACTCGCAAATCGAAACCAATCAACCGTGCGGGAAGTCGCTGAAGAAGCTATTGCGTTCTGGTATCAGAAAGGGAAATGGTACCTCGATCGAAGGCGGAAAAAGCAAAGCTGGATCTTCTACAGAAACGCAAAAAGCACGATTGTCTGTCGTTGGCAAAACGCTGAAGAGAAGACCGGCATCCGGCTCGATTCAAGAGCAGGAAAATAAGAAGAGGCGAAGAAGAAAACACAAAGGCAGAAGAGataggaaggagagaaagaggactAAAGAGGAGAGgctaaagaagaaagaaaagcacGAGCGAAGAAAAGGCGCTG GTCGTCGCAAACAAATTAATGGCAACAATCATACAGTCATATTTAATGGCACCAGACCGCAGCGATCGGTAATACCGTCAAACAAACGGAAGTGCGTCGAGGACTGCCATTTCCGCATGATCGAGCGCTGTACTTGGCCTCAATGTAACCATAGCTGTCCCAAGTTACATAATCCTTTCACAGGCGAAGAAATGGATCTTATCGAATTACTCAAGAGCTTTGGACTGGACATGAAAAGCGTTGCAAACGCTCTTGGtattgatatacatacattgatTAGTATGGATCAAGAGAAGTTGGTGAATCTTTTGACACAACGTGCAAACTAG
- the LOC126856719 gene encoding palmitoleoyl-protein carboxylesterase NOTUM isoform X3: MRTVLQIMLYLVALILTITAEDKFTNTVSISSSSPAEYQSNTIQKLMSILGKYGLDDQRGLKRVYLSNRSITCNDGSQAGFYLRKSHGSRRWIMYLEGGWYCYDQKSCRARWMRIRHLMTSTQWPETRDVGGILSPNPDENPFFWGANHVFVPYCTSDSWSGTRAFRAPDDMFSFMGAEIVVQVVRDLVPLGLENASAFLLAGSSAGGTGVMLNLDRVQNLVHHELGLRHIAIRGVSDSGWFLDKAPYPPKGLSPVDAIQNGMELWKSRMPRNCVLKYPKEPWRCFFGYRLYPTLSAPLFVFQWIFDEAQMRAYNVAAPLTRQEWDYIHKMGDSLRHTLENVTAVFAPSCISHSVLTKRDWKMIKIDEVSFAQALFCWDHMPIGNHRKNNMYNNTHSQIETNQPCGKSLKKLLRSGIRKGNGTSIEGGKSKAGSSTETQKARLSVVGKTLKRRPASGSIQEQENKKRRRRKHKGRRDRKERKRTKEERLKKKEKHERRKGAGRRKQINGNNHTVIFNGTRPQRSVIPSNKRKCVEDCHFRMIERCTWPQCNHSCPKLHNPFTGEEMDLIELLKSFGLDMKSVANALGIDIHTLISMDQEKLVNLLTQRAN, translated from the exons ATTATGCTGTACCTAGTGGCTTTGATCCTAACGATAACTGCCGAGGATAAATTCACAAATACGGTCTCGATTTCTTCGAGTTCGCCGGCGGAATACCAAAGCAATACGATACAGAAGCTGATGAGCATCTTGGGGAAGTATGGACTAGATGATCAGAGGGGCCTGAAGAGAGTGTACTTAAGCAACAGGTCGATTACTTGCAATGACGGATCGCAGGCCGGTTTTTACCTACGAAAGTCTCACGGCTCTAGGCGTTGGATCATGTACCTGGAAGGCGGCTGGTATTGCTACGATCAAAAGAGCTGTAGAGCCAGGTGGATGCGAATACGGCATCTGATGACATCAACCCAGTGGCCCGAGACACGCGATG taGGTGGAATACTCTCGCCGAATCCCGATGAGAATCCATTCTTTTGGGGTGCGAATCACGT TTTTGTTCCTTATTGCACGAGCGATAGCTGGAGCGGCACCAGGGCATTCAGAGCACCGGACGACATGTTCTCGTTTATGGGAGCAGAGATCGTTGTCCAAGTCGTTCGAGATTTGGTTCCCCTTGGCCTCGAAAACGCGAGCGCTTTTCTTTTGGCCGGCAGCAGCGCGGGCGGTACCGGCGTCATGTTGAATCTGGATCGTGTTCAGAATCTAGTGCACCACGAATTGG gtTTGAGGCACATTGCTATACGCGGTGTGTCGGATTCCGGATGGTTCCTCGATAAAGCACCTTACCCTCCGAAAGGCTTGTCGCCTGTCGATGCGATACAAAATGGGATGGAATTATGGAAGTCTCGGATGCCTCGCAATTGCGTGCTCAAATATCCTAAGGAACCGTGGAGATGTTTCTTTGGATATCGACTCTATCCTACTTTGTCCG CACCGTTGTTTGTTTTTCAATGGATATTCGATGAGGCCCAAATGAGGGCCTACAATGTAGCTGCACCGTTGACGAGACAGGAATgggattatatacataaaatgggCGACAGTTTACGACATACGTTAGAAAATGTTACCGCAGTCTTTGCCCCGAGCTGTATTAGTCATAGCGTTCTAACGAAGAGAGATTGGAAGATGATTAAGATAGACGAAGTTTCCTTTGCACAAGCTTTGTTCTGTTGGGATCACATGCCGATCGGAAATCATCGCAAGAACAATATGTACAACAA CACTCACTCGCAAATCGAAACCAATCAACCGTGCGGGAAGTCGCTGAAGAAGCTATTGCGTTCTGGTATCAGAAAGGGAAATGGTACCTCGATCGAAGGCGGAAAAAGCAAAGCTGGATCTTCTACAGAAACGCAAAAAGCACGATTGTCTGTCGTTGGCAAAACGCTGAAGAGAAGACCGGCATCCGGCTCGATTCAAGAGCAGGAAAATAAGAAGAGGCGAAGAAGAAAACACAAAGGCAGAAGAGataggaaggagagaaagaggactAAAGAGGAGAGgctaaagaagaaagaaaagcacGAGCGAAGAAAAGGCGCTG GTCGTCGCAAACAAATTAATGGCAACAATCATACAGTCATATTTAATGGCACCAGACCGCAGCGATCGGTAATACCGTCAAACAAACGGAAGTGCGTCGAGGACTGCCATTTCCGCATGATCGAGCGCTGTACTTGGCCTCAATGTAACCATAGCTGTCCCAAGTTACATAATCCTTTCACAGGCGAAGAAATGGATCTTATCGAATTACTCAAGAGCTTTGGACTGGACATGAAAAGCGTTGCAAACGCTCTTGGtattgatatacatacattgatTAGTATGGATCAAGAGAAGTTGGTGAATCTTTTGACACAACGTGCAAACTAG
- the LOC126856719 gene encoding palmitoleoyl-protein carboxylesterase NOTUM isoform X1, with amino-acid sequence MRTINDSTGRPVRRTALSLSKIMLYLVALILTITAEDKFTNTVSISSSSPAEYQSNTIQKLMSILGKYGLDDQRGLKRVYLSNRSITCNDGSQAGFYLRKSHGSRRWIMYLEGGWYCYDQKSCRARWMRIRHLMTSTQWPETRDVGGILSPNPDENPFFWGANHVFVPYCTSDSWSGTRAFRAPDDMFSFMGAEIVVQVVRDLVPLGLENASAFLLAGSSAGGTGVMLNLDRVQNLVHHELGLRHIAIRGVSDSGWFLDKAPYPPKGLSPVDAIQNGMELWKSRMPRNCVLKYPKEPWRCFFGYRLYPTLSAPLFVFQWIFDEAQMRAYNVAAPLTRQEWDYIHKMGDSLRHTLENVTAVFAPSCISHSVLTKRDWKMIKIDEVSFAQALFCWDHMPIGNHRKNNMYNNTHSQIETNQPCGKSLKKLLRSGIRKGNGTSIEGGKSKAGSSTETQKARLSVVGKTLKRRPASGSIQEQENKKRRRRKHKGRRDRKERKRTKEERLKKKEKHERRKGAGRRKQINGNNHTVIFNGTRPQRSVIPSNKRKCVEDCHFRMIERCTWPQCNHSCPKLHNPFTGEEMDLIELLKSFGLDMKSVANALGIDIHTLISMDQEKLVNLLTQRAN; translated from the exons ATTATGCTGTACCTAGTGGCTTTGATCCTAACGATAACTGCCGAGGATAAATTCACAAATACGGTCTCGATTTCTTCGAGTTCGCCGGCGGAATACCAAAGCAATACGATACAGAAGCTGATGAGCATCTTGGGGAAGTATGGACTAGATGATCAGAGGGGCCTGAAGAGAGTGTACTTAAGCAACAGGTCGATTACTTGCAATGACGGATCGCAGGCCGGTTTTTACCTACGAAAGTCTCACGGCTCTAGGCGTTGGATCATGTACCTGGAAGGCGGCTGGTATTGCTACGATCAAAAGAGCTGTAGAGCCAGGTGGATGCGAATACGGCATCTGATGACATCAACCCAGTGGCCCGAGACACGCGATG taGGTGGAATACTCTCGCCGAATCCCGATGAGAATCCATTCTTTTGGGGTGCGAATCACGT TTTTGTTCCTTATTGCACGAGCGATAGCTGGAGCGGCACCAGGGCATTCAGAGCACCGGACGACATGTTCTCGTTTATGGGAGCAGAGATCGTTGTCCAAGTCGTTCGAGATTTGGTTCCCCTTGGCCTCGAAAACGCGAGCGCTTTTCTTTTGGCCGGCAGCAGCGCGGGCGGTACCGGCGTCATGTTGAATCTGGATCGTGTTCAGAATCTAGTGCACCACGAATTGG gtTTGAGGCACATTGCTATACGCGGTGTGTCGGATTCCGGATGGTTCCTCGATAAAGCACCTTACCCTCCGAAAGGCTTGTCGCCTGTCGATGCGATACAAAATGGGATGGAATTATGGAAGTCTCGGATGCCTCGCAATTGCGTGCTCAAATATCCTAAGGAACCGTGGAGATGTTTCTTTGGATATCGACTCTATCCTACTTTGTCCG CACCGTTGTTTGTTTTTCAATGGATATTCGATGAGGCCCAAATGAGGGCCTACAATGTAGCTGCACCGTTGACGAGACAGGAATgggattatatacataaaatgggCGACAGTTTACGACATACGTTAGAAAATGTTACCGCAGTCTTTGCCCCGAGCTGTATTAGTCATAGCGTTCTAACGAAGAGAGATTGGAAGATGATTAAGATAGACGAAGTTTCCTTTGCACAAGCTTTGTTCTGTTGGGATCACATGCCGATCGGAAATCATCGCAAGAACAATATGTACAACAA CACTCACTCGCAAATCGAAACCAATCAACCGTGCGGGAAGTCGCTGAAGAAGCTATTGCGTTCTGGTATCAGAAAGGGAAATGGTACCTCGATCGAAGGCGGAAAAAGCAAAGCTGGATCTTCTACAGAAACGCAAAAAGCACGATTGTCTGTCGTTGGCAAAACGCTGAAGAGAAGACCGGCATCCGGCTCGATTCAAGAGCAGGAAAATAAGAAGAGGCGAAGAAGAAAACACAAAGGCAGAAGAGataggaaggagagaaagaggactAAAGAGGAGAGgctaaagaagaaagaaaagcacGAGCGAAGAAAAGGCGCTG GTCGTCGCAAACAAATTAATGGCAACAATCATACAGTCATATTTAATGGCACCAGACCGCAGCGATCGGTAATACCGTCAAACAAACGGAAGTGCGTCGAGGACTGCCATTTCCGCATGATCGAGCGCTGTACTTGGCCTCAATGTAACCATAGCTGTCCCAAGTTACATAATCCTTTCACAGGCGAAGAAATGGATCTTATCGAATTACTCAAGAGCTTTGGACTGGACATGAAAAGCGTTGCAAACGCTCTTGGtattgatatacatacattgatTAGTATGGATCAAGAGAAGTTGGTGAATCTTTTGACACAACGTGCAAACTAG